The genomic region TGCAAGGACCCTAGCAAGCGGTTCTGTCCATCATGCGGTAACGCTACGCTTCTCCGTACCTCCATCTCAACATCCGCTAAAACTGGTGAACAAAGAGTGCATCTCAAGCAAAACTTCCAATACCGCACTAGAGGTACCATCTATTCTATTCCGGATCCCAAAATGGGCCGGGCCAAGGGTCAGCAGAAGGGGGGAAGCGGCTTGATTTTAAGAGAAGATCAGAGGGAGTGGCAGGACGCAGTGAGGGGAGATAGAAtcaagaaagagaaagaggaaaaaagggCGGCCAAGGGCGCTTTGGAAGGTTGGAATGACCCCGACGTGAGTGTtatctttcttctctttctcttgcCTACAGCTGACCCCTGGTACAGTGGTTGCCCGAGATGATCACAGTAGGTATGTCCGGAAAAGGTCGCTCTGGTGGGCACAATATGCCTTCAGTTGGTCACGGGCGTAAGAACCCCAACCAAGCAAAGAGAAGGCGATGAGTGGTGTATCTGTCAGCGGGGGGTGTGGTGTCTAGACCGATAGATTTGCAAATGTTCACGCTGTAAGTAGGAACATGCATGTATATACAATACAGTGTGGCTGACGGTCTatgttgaagaggatgaacGACACTTTCTGTATAACAATGAAAGTTCCTGCGGCGATGTTTGGGCGCTGTGGTAATGCTTGATCAGAGGATGAAGCGTGTCGGCCTCATGCAGTTGGTAATAAATATCTGACGACGCGTTGTCTGACTCATTCCCAGTCGAGCTGCCCCAGATATTTATAGTCTCATGCATAGCATTTGTCAGTGCCACTCCATGCTCACTATACTCCAAATCTTCAGAGTTGTAGTCACTTCCGTCATCGTAGCCACTTATTACGCACCCCGCCAGTACGTTCCAGTGGCCAGGATCGAGAAGCTGCCGAACAATGAAGCTGTTGTCACCACGCGATTAAATGAATACCACCGTGCCTCAACGACCGGCTTAGCCATCACGGTGATTCAGCAACCTGCCTCCAGTTCGACTAAAGAGGAAAAATAATGGACATCCCCAAAGCGTGTAAGATCTGAAGAGCCTCAAAAGATGGTGCAGAGTCTTCGGCCTTCAAAGAAGAAACTACGCTAGATCAAGCGGCGTCAATGTGGCCCATCACCATATCATAAGACACGTGTACCTAAAGCAGTTATTACAAACGAgtgaaagaggagggaggatAATTGATTGAAACTTCCGGAAGGACATGCAGAGTTGATGAGTAGTGGCAATGCTAGGAGAAGATGTGACTTTAGGCTGTCGATCAAATGGAAGATGTAATATTGGTTATCAGGCGGTCGATGCCATAGCCACGCCCTCGCCTCGCATTAATAAGAGTTCAGCTCTCGTATATTACAATGTCTGTTCTCCTGCAAAGGCAGCATCGTTACCCCACCATCAACCAAAGCTTTCAACCATGGGCAGAAAGAGCCcaggagaaaggaaaatCGAGAGTTGGGTCATTACATCAGCCGCTGCCGTACTTTAACTGACCAGACAGTTCTCAGATAAAAGAAGGTAGAGATTCGgctcttcctgctctcaTTAGAAAAGCATGCACCCCCAAGGCTTGATTTGATCAGGTGAATGCCGCAAATACGTTGTATTCCGAGCAGCAGAGGTGCAGCAAGTCATAAGGGTTAAGTCAGGAAGCACAATAATATCTCCAGAGGTAAGCAATTAGCAAGCAAATCTATTATCAGGTTCTTGTACGTTACTGCCTGGAAAACTCCTCTTTCGCATTGCGCAGAGCTCCAGAGAAAGGACACTTATTGCAGTCGGAGACATTCCTCACGAACAGATCGCATTGTGTGTGAGTGTGTTACGTAGGAAGAGGAGCGGTTCACGCTCACATTTGCCGCAATCTTTTTTCGGTCGAGCATTTCATGTGAAAACAGATGAGAGAGTTTGCATCGATGATAAAGGCTGTACTGTAATGATGTTGCAGCCTTGAGAAGTTGAGCGGTAAATAGGATAAATAATTGTTATAGACAGACAGTACTTATTCTCAAATGTCGTAAATATCGTACGATTAAGCCATTTAGCATTAGGTGACGAATTGAACAAGCACATGCATAACCCTTTGAAAATCTCTAGAACACAGGTATATAGTCATTCACACGATCCTTTGCATCTTGAGCGATGCACTCTGCTATCCATGTCAAATTTCTCACTTCCTGTTCCTTGAGCTTCACAAAGCTGTAGAAAGCAGCGTACTGGAATTGCTGTAAGAAGCTCTGCTTGTTCAACTCCACATCATGTTTGAAGAACTCGTCTTCCAAGCTCGAACTCGCCTCATCCGCACCGGCACCACCGCCAGACGTGACGCCTGCCTTGTCAAAGAAAGCTTTGTACTCGGCAATATGGTCGACGGCAGCTACTACTGCGTCGATATCATCCGCTCTGGCAAGTGCGTTATTCCCTTCAGGGAAGAGGCGGCCGATAGAAGGGAACAATCTCGCTCGCTGCTCTTTGGAGAGCTCGGTGCCAAAGGAGTTAATGGTAATGTTGAGCGTGCGTCGGTCGGCTTCAAAAGCAAGGATACGGGACATGATGTCAGAAGTAGGCGCCGGAAGGGTCTGACAGAACTTGTGGAAATCTTCGAGATACGATTTGTACAAGGAGTTACGGATAATTTCAATGTTGAGGTCATCAAGATCTTGCGCCGATAGACAGTCTTGGAAGTAAGGGGCTGGAAAGTTGTCAATAAGATAGTGTCTATGTTAACTCCTGATACTCACCCAATGGGGTCTCAACGAGCACACTGTGATACAGCTCTTCCACGTTGGTGGCTACACACAATGCCGGCATGGTGTCGAAAACCCCCAAGGGATGGCATCTTTCCAACAACTCATGCGTATCTCGTTCATGTAGCGTCCCGAGCGTAAGTAAGATAACATTATCAATCATATACGCATAGGTAATATAGTCCATAAAAGTCGCAAGGGGTTCGACGGCATTAGTCCGAAGGTAATGGAACTCAGCCACGAGCTTTTCTGTAGCCTTGTCGGCAATGGTGGAGGTTGATAAGGGGAGAGGCTCGTTGGCCAGGAAGTTACCATAATCGGTAGAAGAGAGTTGAAGTCGAAAGTCTGTGGATCGTCAGTTAAAGCCACTTTGCAATGAACGTCACTCACCCTCAAGATTCTCGCATTGAGTCAGGTTGTGATAATTGGATTGAGTGAGCAGCGCTCCTTTGTATCCTCGGACCACGCCCTCGAGGTAGCCCGAGGACATCTAGAAATCTAAGATCAGTTAAGTCCTGGAGCATATCATATGGTAGCTTACATTGAATCCGAGAGCCTCCATCTTTGTTATAGCACGATGTAATACCAAAAGCGGCGTACAAAGAGCCCCTAGTGGTCCGTGATCAACGAAGAATGCGCCGTTTAGGAAGTATTTGATTTCCGTTGACCCGTTGACTTAATGCTGGTAATTATCAGGCCACCTAAGCAGCGCTTGATTATTGACTTGGAGGCTACACGCTCTTGAATGAAGTTCCGGAAGGGCCATCACGACCAATAAACCTCAATGCAGCATACCCGGTGGTGACGCTCGACGATGGGTAAGATCCATAAGTTACGTAACATATGGGCTTTAAGATTACGTAAGTTTGGGACGCGTTCTGGCGGACACACTTCTTCGACCATATTCTGCGAAGACTCACCATATACCATCTCAGAAAAAATCATAAACAATGAACGTATTCGCGGACGAGGTGAGTAGGGTGAACTAGGCCTGAGGTCGTGCTCATTAATGACGTTGCTATTCAGGCTACTGAAGAAAGGGGCGAAAACGCTCGTCTTTCATCCTTCGTTGGTGCCATGGCCTTGGGTGACTTGGTCAAATCAACTTTGGGTCCCAAGGGCATGAACAAGATCTTACGTGGGTGCACCATTCTGGCAGGTGTATCTGATCTGATTGTTCTCCAGAATCCGCTTCTAACAGTAACATCACCGTTACCAACGATGGTGCTACGATCCTCAAATCGATCCATCTTGACAATCCCGCCGCCAAAATCCTTGTCAACATCTCCAAAGTTcaagatgatgaagtcGGAGACGGTACCACCTCTGTCTGCGTCCTTGCTTCCGAACTCTTGCGTGAAGCGGAAAAGCTCGTCACTGTTCAAAAAATTCACCCTCAGACAGTTGCTGAAGGCTACCGAATTGCCAGTAGGGCGGCCCTCGGAGCGCTCGAGGCGTCTGCTGTAGACAATAAAGACGACAATGCCAAGTTCAGAGAGGACTTGTTCAACATCGCGAGGACAACGTTGAGTAGTAAGGTGCTGGCACAGGACAAGGATTACTTTGCGAATCTTGCCGTGGATGCTGTTTTGAGGTTGAAGGGATCTACAGATTTGGAACATATTCAAGTCATCAAGAAAGTTGGAGGAAAGTTGACGGACTCTTATTTGGATGAGGGATTCATCCTAGACAAGACTATTGCGACCAATTCTCCTAAGCGAATAGAAAATGCCAAAATTATGATCGCCAACACTTGTATGTTCTTGTCATCAAATATTGAGACTTTGTTGACGAAGTATAGCTATGGACACTGATAAGATCAAAATTTTTGGTGCGAGAGTGCGAGTGGACGGTACCGGGAAGCTTGCGGAGCTCGAGCGTGCCGAAAAGGTAAACCATTGTTTCTTGATTCTTAACCTCTGCGTACTAACTTCTTTGcaggaaaagatgaaagCCAAGGTCCAGGCCATCGCCTCACATGGTATTACCTGTTTCGTCAATCGACAACTTATTTACAACTACCCTGAATCGCTTCTTGCTGAGGCTGGCATCATGTCAATTGAGCACGCTGACTTTGAAGGTGTTGAAAGATTGGCACTTGTCACTGGGGGTGACATAGCCTCCACTTTTGATGCCCCAGAAAAGATCAAGATTGGTCGATGTGATGTTATTGAGGAGATTATGATTGGCGAGGACAAGCTCATCAAATTCTCTGGTGTTGCCGCCGGTGAGGCTTGTACTGTCGTCCTCCGTGGTGCCACCTCCCAAATGGTCGACGAAGCCGAACGATCTTTGCATGATGCCCTTTCCGTCCTCTCTCAAACTGTCAAGGAGAGCCGTGTCACCCTTGGTGGTGGTTGTGCTGAGATGCTCATGTCTTGTAAGGTTGAGGAGGCTGCCCGGACTGTCAAGGGCAAAAAGGCCCTTGCCGTTGAAGGGTTTGCCAGGGCTCTCAGGCAGATGCCTACCATTCTTGCCGATAACGGTGGTTATGACTCAAGTGATTTGGTGACCAAGTTAAGGGCGGCACATTACGAGGGACACTCTGATGCTGGTTTGGATATGGACAAGGGGGAGATTGCGTCAATGAGACAGTTGGGAATCACAGAGTCTTTcaagttgaagaagcaggTTGTTGTCAGTGCGAGCGAGGCAGCAGAGATGATTTTGCGGTACGAAATACTAAGTGAATTGTTGTATGATTGCTGATCACCTTTGTAGTGTGGATAACATCCTGCGCAGTGCCCCAAGGCGGCGAGAGGCTCATTAAAGTGGACAGAGTTTGTGGACAGGAGGCCAAAGAGATGGCATTTTGTTGGACTGTTGGCCCTACTTATCCCATGCATCTTTGCATGCCAATCAAGTGTTACTTGCTGATCCGCCACTGACTGACCTAAATATATGCTGGCGGTCGATGCACGGATATCGACGACGAGTTGCAGTTGCGCGTCGTCTTCTGTCACAGCATTCACCACTTCGTCATTCAAGAGACGTCGTTTCGAACAACTTGTAAATATCTTACTAGTTCCGTTTTCAGTCAGACCACTTCTCAGCAGTCGACAACTTAGTACCCCGCGAACGTCCTTTTAGGACATACAGGTAGTCAGTCAACTTGGTCTGGATCATACGCTTCAAATCCTTTCGGCCTTTCCATCAACCTATTACCTCTTAGAACAGTCCTTCAAGCCAGTCGTACGGATCTCTCAATGAGTTGCTTGTGCCGCACAAATGTCCTCGTAAACATGTTATTCCAATCATCCTGCCAATCATCCACAGATCTCGAAATCAGAACGGAAATCTCAAAAGGCCAAATCGTACGTGTCTCTCTCGCAACCGACAGCATAACGCAAGGCCGACAAGGTGATCTTGAAGGTCTGGTACAAAAAAGCCTAGCGAGTACTGGTCCACAGTGAGTTGGTAGAGCGATCACGAAATCGGCCTTCGCCGTACAGATTTGAAGGAAGCCACCTCCAAGCTTAGTAATCGACGAAGCAAAGGACAAAAAGCAGAAAAGTctcaagaagaacaaggcaAAAAGCGTTCAGGAAGGAAGCGACAAACGAAGAAGTTAACGGGAAGCTCGAACCAGGCAGGTACTTCAGCAGGCAACCTCGTACAAAGTAAATGCTGCGAGCCGTGTACTCACGGATGCGAGTTGGCTGTTGACATTATATACCACAGATTCAGTAAATCCTGCACCTCAGGCATTATTGTACGGTACAGCCTTCATGCTTAGCAGTCCCACAACAGCCTATCGTCATTCTTCGCTTGatcccatcttcctctctgATACCATCCACTATACTGATCCAGCAGACAACACAGCCATAGAGCCAATACCAGGTCTAATCCTCAAAACAGGCGTGCTGTGCAAGGAAAGACAAAATCAACTTTTCAAGGATTGAGAACCCCTTTCTGGATGGGGTAGAAAgtctttcatctttcaaACCCAATTCGCTGAAACAAAAGAAACTAATACTAGTACTGCTTTGAACCCTTTTTCTTGCTGCTGGCTCTAGGCCAAGAAAGATATCAATGAACTTGTTCAACTTGACTGCTCCACAACGATGATCAATAGGTCAATGATGAACAAGCGTCGAAGTCCACAGTTCCATGAATATATATGCATATATATAGCAGCCGCAGTGGGTTTGATTATAAAGAAGCAGTTGATTATTAGTCCATCAATTCACGACCATTCGACAATAATAATACAGATAAATGTACGAGTTGGAAAACAAGATTAAGACGACAGAACAACATACTCCATCAATGTATGCTCCTATTCGCGTATAACAAGGATGTTGAATCTGATATGAATATATGACTATGTTCAAGGATAAGAATAATGAGGTAATGTGTTTTGGTCTACATATTGGTCCCCCCAAACCCTTTATTACATATTATAAGCCACAGTGTCCCATTTTACACTCCATCGACCACAGGAGCATCGGCTGCAACCTCTCCTGATTCAGCTAACAAGCTTTCGTTATGCCTTCGTGCTTCTGCTCCAACCGCAACCTCTAAACCCCCTTGGTTCCCCTGTGCAGTATTCTCACTCAGAGCTTGAAGCACAGCCAACTCGCCCTCCGCTGCCTCTGCTATATGGCGTACTTTTGGCTCAGTCCTGTTTTCCTCAGGGCTCCCGTTCAAGGAAGCCTCCTGCTGTGTCTCGTTATTGGCTTCAGCATAGGACGGCGCAACCGAAATGTCAGAGCTTTCAAATCCAGAAGCAGGGGCAGCCCTCGCTATGGCTGAAGCGTCAGGTACGATATGCGATGCAGGCTGTAGCTTTGCTGAACTATACACATCTTCTGCGCCTATAAGCTTTTGCAGCTCATCCCACGATTGTTCACTATCATCACCAGCACCTACTCCCATGGATCCAACATCTATGCCGCCCAAACCTGACAGGTCCATGTTCAGAGGATCGGAGAATCCTTGGAATTCATCCACCTCATCGAGGGAGGGGTCATAATGAGGGACAGAATGAGGTGAAGGGTGAAACTGGGCAAGAGTGGGTTCAGAGGCAGAGTTTGGTGACGGTGACTTGCCGAGGGAAGTAACGACTGGTTCAAGGTCTGAATGGgagggaggatgaggcAAAGAATCTGCtaaagaaggagatgacTTGGTGGCCGATGCTTGTCCTCTGTGCGCAGATCTTAAGATAGATGCAGGAGGCTTAGGCGGCGAAGCCGGTGTTTCCACAGCCCTAATGGGAACATCTTCACCTCGAGCGCGAGCAGCAGAATCTTCTTCGTACTGCTTGCGAGCAGTTTCGTACGTTTGCTTATCATGTTCAGCTTGTTCGAGATACGGCTGTGGCACCGGTTAGAATAGGAAGCCAATAAATCATGCAGAGTCGACTTACTCTTTTTTCGTCATCTGTCAAACTTCTCCACTTCTCAGCCGCCATAACGCTTTGCTTAGTGGTCTCAGCCTCGGTTCCCCAAACTTGTGCTCTAATATCGCTATTCTCTCTAATAGCTTTCAAGAACAAGAAATAGGCGCTGAGGGGCTTCTTTGGCGCGTTTGGGTCTTTGATATTTCCCTTACGTGacttcccttctttcctttgctGGGCTCTGAATGCGTTCTCAGCACGAATATCCTCAGGAGTTAGTGTTGCTTGCCAAGCAGCCAACTCCTTGGCGTAAATTTCTCTATGCTCCTTGACACGCTCAGCATAATATTTTTTCCGTTCCTCACTAAGATTCGCGTATGCCACACCAGCCTCTTTAGCTATTTGCGCGACGTTGAGTTTTTGAGGATGTGAGGTACCACCTGGGGATCTGGACTCGGGTTCAGCTGCTTTGGCTTTGGCAAGTTCGTCGGCGAAAAAAAGCTGCCATGAGGAGGGCGCTTGCTTTGGTGGATGCAGGTGAGACTTGGCCTTGGGAACGggcttctccttttcttccttactcttcttcttcttaccCTCTTTCTTATCTTCACCAGCGGCCTCCTCAACCACGGCTTCCGCAGCGCGCTTACCCAACCCATGGTAATCTTCGAAGCGATTTCggtcttcctccttttctttaACCATTTTGCCTTTATCCttgctcatcctctttcGCCCAATAGGGAGAGACTCTGCTGGCACAGAGCTGGTGTTGGCAATTGGAGCATTGTTTAAGGGAAGTCGATGAGCTGGGGTCCCTTGAACCGCCTGAGGTGGTTGTTGGGCGCCATAATAACTACCCCATTGCTGGGCTTGTCCCCAGCCGTATGGTTGTCCACTCATCAGATGTCCTCCACCTAGTGTATGCGGAGGTATGGTGGGCATAGAGGGGTATCCTTGCCAGCCTCCTTGGGGGACAATAGGTGACGCAGTTTGTGCggatgatgttgatgaagTGGGTTGGGATGCCG from Cryptococcus decagattii chromosome 3, complete sequence harbors:
- a CDS encoding T-complex protein 1 subunit beta, translated to MNVFADEATEERGENARLSSFVGAMALGDLVKSTLGPKGMNKILQSASNSNITVTNDGATILKSIHLDNPAAKILVNISKVQDDEVGDGTTSVCVLASELLREAEKLVTVQKIHPQTVAEGYRIASRAALGALEASAVDNKDDNAKFREDLFNIARTTLSSKVLAQDKDYFANLAVDAVLRLKGSTDLEHIQVIKKVGGKLTDSYLDEGFILDKTIATNSPKRIENAKIMIANTSMDTDKIKIFGARVRVDGTGKLAELERAEKEKMKAKVQAIASHGITCFVNRQLIYNYPESLLAEAGIMSIEHADFEGVERLALVTGGDIASTFDAPEKIKIGRCDVIEEIMIGEDKLIKFSGVAAGEACTVVLRGATSQMVDEAERSLHDALSVLSQTVKESRVTLGGGCAEMLMSCKVEEAARTVKGKKALAVEGFARALRQMPTILADNGGYDSSDLVTKLRAAHYEGHSDAGLDMDKGEIASMRQLGITESFKLKKQVVVSASEAAEMILRVDNILRSAPRRREAH